From Kitasatospora sp. MAP12-44:
ACGACCACATGGCTGGCCCACCCGCCGACCTTCACCAGCGCGGCCACCCGCTGCCCGACCAGGCCCGGGCCGACGCCCTCGCCCGTGATCAGCACCCGGCCCACCAGGTCGTAGCCGGGGACGAACGGGAAGGGCGGCTGGTCGTAGTACCGCCCGCGGCGCATCTGCTGCTCGGCGAACGAGACGCCGCTGGCCTCCATGGCGATCACGAGCTGACCGCGGCCGGCCTGCGGCACGGCGCTGTGGCGGATCTCCAGGCCCTCCGGGGCGACGATGCCCGGCAGGATGACCTCGATGTTCATGGTTCTCCCCATCCGTAGATGCCGTTTGCTTCGTTACAAGGTATAACTCCATCTCTCAGTGAGAGTCAAGAAGAAGAGTGATAGCCTCTAACTAGACGGTGATAGGAGACAGACGGGCATGGCCGAGTCGTCGGACGCGAAGACCCCCCGGGAGCGCTACCGCGCCCAGGTGCAGGAGGAGATCAAGAAGCACGCCTGGGAGCAGATCGCCGTCGCCGGGGCCTCCGCCCTGTCCCTCAACGCCATCGCCAAGCAGATCGGCATGAGCGGCCCCGCCCTCTACCGCTACTTCGCCAACCGCGACGAGCTGATCACCGAGCTCATCCGCGACGCCTACCGCAGCCTCGCCGACACCTTCCACGCCCGCGCCGCAGCCGGCGCCGACCTCACCGGACTCGCGCAGGCCCTTCGCCAGTGGGCCCTGGAGGATCCCCAGCGGTACTTCCTCCTCTACGGCACCCCTGTGCCCGGCTACCAGGCCCCCGAGGACACCACCCGGATCGCCTCCGAGATCCTGACCGTCCTCCTCGCCACCTGCACCGCCGCCCAGTCCTCGGCCCTACGCCAGGCCCTCGCCTTCTGGACCCGCCTCCACGGCGTCCTGTCCCTCGAACTCGCGGGCCACTTCACCGGCATGGATGTCGACCCCGCCGCCCTCTACACCGCCGAGGCCCACTCCCTCACCACCCAGTCCTACCCGAGGTAGGGCGTCGCCCGCCGCTCCAGGAAGTGCCCGATCCGCAACCGCTGGGTGGGGTGGATCGCCAGCCCGGGCAACTCCTCGGGCGCCACGAACCGCAGATCGGTGGACTCGTCGGAGATCCGCAGCTCCCCGCCGACCACGCGAGCGGTGAAGCAGACGTTGAACTGCTGCCGCACCTCGCCGTCCGCATACGCGATGATGTGCCGCGGATCGGTGTACGTCCCGACGATGCCGGTGACTTCGATCCTGAGCCCGCTCTCCTCGTACGTCTCCCGCACAGCCGCGTCCGGCAACGACTCACCCAGCTCCATGACCCCGCCAGGCAACGCGTACAACCCACTGTCAGCCCGCCGTTGGAGGAGAATCCGCCCGTGGGAGTCGGTCAGGACGGCGGACGCGGCGACAACCAGCCGATTGGGCCTGGGGGCTGCGGGGTCGTCGTAGAACTCAGTCCTGGCCATGCTGCTCCTCTGCTCCTCAGCTCCTCAGCTCCTCACGCGGCGAACCGGTCCGCGGTACCGTCCACGCTTCGCCTGGTTCCCCGCGTCCACAGCTCGAAATCTTCGGACAGGAAGTCGGCCGGGCCGACTTTCGAAGCGAGCGCCGGGGGCGGGGAGACATCGGTCAGGGTTGTCGCCGGTACCCGGAGAGCTCCGGGCTGACCCAGCAACGCTATCCGGCCGGGTTGACTGCCACCGCGAGGTCGGCCCAGGTGGTCTTGCCGAGTGTTTCGGGCACCACGCCCCAGCGCCCGTGGGTCAGGCGGTCGACCAGGCCCAAGCCGCGTCCACACTCGGCGTCGCAGTCCCCGGCCTGCATCAGCACGGGCAGTGTGCGGGAGCCGTCCCGGACCGCGATCCGGACGGTGAGCGGTGCTGGACGGCGGATCGTCACGTACATCCGGCGGTGGCAGCCGGTCTTGGCGGCATTGGCGGCCAGTTCGCTGACGATCAGTTGGGCATCGTCCGCCAGGTGCTCCAGTCGCCACTCGGCCAGTTTGTCCCGTACCAGCCGACGGGCCGCCGACGCGGCCTCGGGCCGGTAGGGCAGGAAAGCCGACGCCGGCATCACAGCGGTGGCTGGTCGGCCTGTGACGGTTGCCATGGGTGCACTCCTTCACTGAATTTCCTACGGAGAGTCAACGGGTCGTCACGTTCGTGGGACCATTGCGTAGGCAGGACGGGAATGCGGGTATGCGTCCGACGCATGCGGATGCCGGACGGCAGGGGTTGCACTGGTGCACTGGCAGCGGGAAGTCCGGGACGCCGCACAGGCCGGCGACTACGGCCGCGTGATCGAGTTGAGCCGTCGTCAGCAGCGCCTGACTCAGCTCCAACTCGGTGAGGCC
This genomic window contains:
- a CDS encoding TetR/AcrR family transcriptional regulator gives rise to the protein MAESSDAKTPRERYRAQVQEEIKKHAWEQIAVAGASALSLNAIAKQIGMSGPALYRYFANRDELITELIRDAYRSLADTFHARAAAGADLTGLAQALRQWALEDPQRYFLLYGTPVPGYQAPEDTTRIASEILTVLLATCTAAQSSALRQALAFWTRLHGVLSLELAGHFTGMDVDPAALYTAEAHSLTTQSYPR
- a CDS encoding NUDIX domain-containing protein; its protein translation is MARTEFYDDPAAPRPNRLVVAASAVLTDSHGRILLQRRADSGLYALPGGVMELGESLPDAAVRETYEESGLRIEVTGIVGTYTDPRHIIAYADGEVRQQFNVCFTARVVGGELRISDESTDLRFVAPEELPGLAIHPTQRLRIGHFLERRATPYLG
- a CDS encoding ATP-binding protein; the protein is MATVTGRPATAVMPASAFLPYRPEAASAARRLVRDKLAEWRLEHLADDAQLIVSELAANAAKTGCHRRMYVTIRRPAPLTVRIAVRDGSRTLPVLMQAGDCDAECGRGLGLVDRLTHGRWGVVPETLGKTTWADLAVAVNPAG